Genomic window (Gymnogyps californianus isolate 813 chromosome 2, ASM1813914v2, whole genome shotgun sequence):
TGGTCCGTGTGGTGGGTGGGGAACCGGCTGGCAGGCTGCACCCAGAGGGTGATGGTAAATAGCTCCTTGTCAAACTGGCAACCTGTCACAtgtggggtcccccagggatcgaTACTGGGCCCAacgctgtttaatatcttcataagtgatctggatgatgggatcaagCGTACCCTGATGCAGTTTGccgatgataccaaactgagtggggaagtggacgctttggaagggagagccaccctgcaggaagacctggataggctggaagagtgggctaacaagaaccttatgaagttcaacaaagacaaatgtaaggtcttgcacctgggaaaacataatccaggagtgcagcacaggctgggatctacccagctggggagcagctctgtggaaagggacctgggggtcctggtggacaagaaGCCCAAcatgagtgaacagtgtgctgctgctgtggcaaagaaagccaacaggatgctgggttgcatcagcaagggcatcaccagcagaggTGATAAAGAAGTCACTATCCTACTTTACTCAGCGCTTatcaggccacacctggaataccgtgttcagttttggtccctgctagacaaaaaagatgtggacaggctggagagggtccagagaagggctgCAAAGATGgtcaaaggactgggaagcctgccacatgaggaaaggctgagagaactgggtttgttcagccttgagaaaagaaggcttaggggagaccttatcaccatgttccagtatttaaagggtggctacaaagaagatggagactccctttttacaaggagtcacatggaaaagacgagggataatgggtacaagttaatcctggggagattccgattggacacaagaggaaaatttttcacaatcAGAATgatcagccattggaataatctccccagggaagcggtggattccccaacattggacacttttaagattcagctggacagggtgctgggccatcttgtctagactgtgcttttgccaagaaaggttggaccagatgatccttgaggtcccttccaatctggtattctatgattctacgatttAAAATCACAGCCAGTTTACATGGGTGCCCTTGGCTGTGAACTGTGGCGGTTCAGCAGGAccctgaagagaggaaaagaatgagGCAGGAACCTCTCCGTGTCTCTTACTGTAagccagagatttttttaatccaaaagtCTTGAGAGCCCTATATCAGAAGGAGGTAAGTGACATGACCTGTGATACTTACTCTAAATTATGCATGTATAATAGCACCCAAGGATCTCATGAAATCTATTATGTTGGACATTGTATGCTGAAAGGTTTGCAACCTAAAGGGCTGTTTTTCATTATCCACTGAGGGTGAATTTAGCTCTAAACAAAATATACAGGAAAACACAGTTGCTAATGCGATGGAAATTATTACTGTGTAATAATTTATGGGTCTTGTTTGTTGACTTTGCTATTGGGAAATTCACTGTCTAAATATATTGGCTTGATTTAATAAGGGAAAATCAGGCTGACCTAATAGGTGGCTGGAAGATAAAATAAGCAgacagggtaaaaaaaaaagcttgaaataaGCCACTTCTTCACAAATGCGtgtggatttttaaatgttaatggggaaaaaaacacgAAAAAAAGGATTGCAAGCAGATCAAAAGGACTATATTAGGTAAAAAGGGGGCTGCTGCAGTGGAATCAGGCTGTCACATGAGTAATTTTTTTAGAGAGAAGGGAAGGTGTTTCAAGAAGCTAGACCTACGTGTCTTGTTCTGAGGGGCTAataagacttcagaaaaatggaTATGAagtttgttggttttaaaatcttttgctaATCACAGACTCTCACAGAGAAAAATGGCAGAGATCAAACTTCATACGGAGTACCACAAATGGACATCATAGTGCTGTGCAGGACTAGAATAAGAAGGAAACCAGAGGAATTCACGATGCGATGAGTAATgctaccaaagaaaaaaagaaaaaatagatgagCTGTGGTCAGggagcagaaagaaggaaatgtaaCCGTATCTATAACCACAGCAGCTGCCCCAAGATGTTTCTCACCCGAAGGCTGATCGTGCTTCTGTGAGGAGCAAGTCCGGGCCCTAAATTATGCAAACACCACAGTTCAGATTCAAAACAAGACGGGGTTATCACATCTCAGGTGGtgcctggttttcttttttctttttaagtaacaGTCATCTTTTTCTAATGGCTTAATGTCAAAAGTATGCTTGAAGGAGGGATTTCAATGAAGAAAGCTGGCAGTTGTGCCCAGGTTCCATTGATTCAGTGGAATTGGCTCCAGTCCTTGTGGGACAAGTGCTCCTTTAATTTTAGACAAGTCTACTTCAAACACAATTAGACAagaggcttctttttttttttcttttttggcctACATGCTGAGTGAGACACATTACTTGTAGTCATTATATACTAGTTTATTGATTGTGGCTTTTCAGTATTCACTGTAGATAGGCTTGTTTTAACAGAACTGTCAAGAGACCTGTCTGATTAACAATTACCAATTGAAGGTATAACAGCAAGCACAGGGATTTTGTCAGGACATACAGAAATGTGCAGggaattttaacaaaaagtgaATGGGATTTTCTTTCGAATCTCTGATATTTTTCAAGAGATGTCGCAAAAGTCTATTTCATGGGATTTTGGGGGTGgttcaatatttcatttttgtctctgcttcctatattttaatatttgaaaagatcAGACAAATGGAAATTATTCACAGGAATTGCATATATGGAAAATCTATAAGAGCCCACACGATGGATTACACTGGCGCATTGCTTATAATGTAATGTTACCATTAAAATGTATTCCGGTTATTAGGAAAGCTGGAAGTGAGTCAATTATTTGAATAAACAAACAGAGACCTGGTTGCCCCGTAGTTTAGTGCATCCCTGAGACGTCTGCAGGCTCCTTTCCCACGCCTGCTGTCTCATTCCTAAACTAGCAGAGGCTGTTGTGCAAGGCAACCTGACAACTCCTAATAAACAGATAGCTTAATGCACTCTTCTCAAGCAATCCCTGCACACCGGGCACCTTTGCACATTTGGGGCAGGCACAGGGAATCGATAGCATCTTGTGTGTatcagaggagggagaagaggttTTGCAgctgagggaaagggaaggatcAGCTTATCAGGCCAAAGGAAGCTTCCTGTGGTCCCTCCAAAGGGAACATGTGTCCTGATCGCATGGACGAGCTGCGATACAGCAGTGTGGTCTGTCAGACACTAGAAGAAGGTGAGAAGGTAGAAGAAGATGCCAGCTTTGGCTTTTCCCCTAAAGATCGGTTTTTTGTGTCTAAAAGATGTAAGAAACAGTGAtaacttcagcaaaaagaagTAAGTCAGCCTCACAACTGACGATGTAGTTCCCAGCCTTGCTAGGAAGCAGTATCCCTATATGCAAATTCTTAGGTAATTGGCTGGGGATAAACAGAAACAatacatgaaagaaacaaatccCATACATCTGAATTCAGGTTCTTGTGTTGGGACAAAGTATGCATATTTGAATTTCTTAAGAATGAAAGcctatattttcaaaagcaactaaTGTTTCCCGTTTCCATTAAGGTCTCAGACTGGGCATCCAACCCCACGTAAAACTGTTGGCCAACAGGTTTATATTTACCCTGGGAGTCAGGGTAGGACTCATGACATTTCTGCTTATTAATTCCCctgttttaatgtgtttggCTTTTGCAAGTTATGACAcagtaaatatatttgtgtCACTTAGCAACCTCAGCTGTTTCTAAAGGAATGTCTTTTGTTCTTGGAAGTCTATTATAAATGCAGGTTACAAAGCGATTATTGGGGAAACTAAACTCGTCTTATTTGGATGGTGTTCTGGCCTCTCCCCATTCTGTATTTAAAGTGTgcacaggaaattaatttactttgcaCAAGCATCCTTCATTGACACTATTGTTATGAAGAGAAGCTCTGCATATTTAATAGATATGACAGAAgtttctgttgaaaataaaagacGTGAGAAATgcctggagaaagaaaggactAGAAAGGACCTCCTAGTCACTGGGTTCACCCAGTTCAAACCCCTCTTACTGTTTTGTAAACAACACTATAAATACTTTACCATTGCGATGCAGCACTACGTAGTCTGTGTCACGAACTTATCAACCTGATTTATTTCTATACACAACGCCGAAGTCTGAGATCACAGATCACGCAGCTCTGGCATAAGGATTTGAAATGTAAACACATGcgcaaattaaatattatttctcatttcacatCGATTGGGTTACTGGGTTTCCGTAACAGGTTGGAACATGTGCACGATCCTGAACACATAGATGTAGTGGAAGGACTAGGATTACACTGGATTGCGGACTTCAAAGGATTtaagggttttctttctttgtccttAATAGGTTTAAAGCTCAGAATTCACATCCAGTTGTCCACCTTGTCAGGATCAGTACAAAAGGTAAGATACATAAATTGACCtctatattctgaaaataaaatgtatccTTAGGAAACGCTATAAAATTATGTCAAAATTTTATAGATGGCCACATAATACAATTAGTACTTGTCTATGAAATTCAGACTTTGTCCTCTGCTAGGAATATCTGAAATTcaagtattattaaaaatatcttaaagaatgttttctaaaaatgtgaACAGATAAAGTGAGAGTGTAGatgaacaataataatataaagGAACCAAATATTGTTTGCAACTGTAACATCTTGCTAATAGAATGATTTAGACAACAATTTGCAGTGGGAGTTTTCACAATCccagaacagaaacagacaatACAGACAAATGTATCCGGAAAAAAAGGAATCGCAGCAACGCTGTTTGTCAAACTACTGCTCAGAAAAATGTTGTCGGTGGTCAGAAAAATCTTGTCAACAGTTTTGCAACTCTTctcatccttttatttttaaaagaacctgCCCCtcaatgttttgggttttggggctttttttaattgaaattattgTGGTAAACTGCTAAAGTAAAAGCACTGCTGCAGAACTCATCACCAGCAGTAGAAGACAAAGTATGATAACCAGGCTGTGATCCTCCTAATCTAAATGAGAATACCTTGCTATAGCTAACTCAGGACTGGGCCAAATGACCTGATGGCAACAAATGAAGAAGACCCAGCTTCTTCAGGGTTGACCTCACAGCCAACCCTGTCAGTTATGCTCACAAACTCTGCATCAGAGCACCTACATGTACGACAGCCACTTTATTGCAAAAACGACTGTTGAAGCTGTTCTCGTTTCTACAGAGAGGCACTAGCAAACAGCCAACCGTTCATAAACTGCTGCAGCGATTTCTGCCGGGAACATCCGATGGTGGCTGCAGACGGTTCAGACCTGCTCCCAGCATGGATTGGGGTTTAATGCCAGAAAGGTCTCTGGGTGCTGACACGCCGAGATCCGCTCCACAGATGTGAGTATGACGTAAATTCATACTGAGCCCTCTTTGGCGTAGTTTTCCCACATAAACAAATCTTTGAGGGGGAACTTCAGATCTGACATAGGGTATACTGTCTTCTCcagcatttcagcttttctcttgtCTTTCACTCTTACTATGAAGAGAGCAGTTAGAATACCAAAGTAAGGGCTGAGGTTCCCGATTCCTCCAGGAGAACATAATCTGAAACACCCTTCTCCTGATAACTCCTTAAGATACGCAAATCTACAACACTCACTTTGTTGAGGTGGTAAAACTGTTAACCCTGATTAGTAGCATTCAgtgtaaatatttgcagtggGTTTAGTCCTAAAATACTCAGCAGATACTTACTCAGTCGATTGTCAATCAGTCATCACTgaagttttgcattaaaaaacatCTGAGGACATCAGGATTCTGCTAATGACTGTGCTCTGAGCTCCCTGTCTGTGGCACCGATCTGCTCTATCCTGCAAACTTCTCCTAGCACTGCTGTTGGTTAGGGATGCGATGAAGCGCGATTCACCATTATCATTGCTGGGCTCATGAAAGCCCCAGGTGTAGATGTAAACACAAGCAGCACTGAGTTTTTGCTAGTATagcttattttgcttttgtgggaggagaagaaaaggctggaaTAAGCTGTACTAGTTTATTGCAGTTTTGCTTGCACAGAATACCAGATTACCTACTCAGAAGTGCTCTGAATATAGATCTCCCTTGGAGTTGAAGAAGATCCATCCACTGCATCTGTGTAGGTCTGCCTTTATTTCACTTGAAATAATTAATTAGGGAATAAGGGTAGAAGTGttttcttagaaatattttggtgtAGGGAAACAAGATCTCACTTTTTCATCATCTGTAGAACCATGCAATCTGAGTTTTAATTGCCAGTTACCAAGAAGGtgctgaaaataagaaagtatCAGTACATTAAATAtataactaaataaataataggCAATTAGGTAGCATGCTTTATGCCCAGCTCATATAAATCCAGCCTGGAGATGTAGTAATGGACTTGGACACCTGGGCTGGAGCGACCAGTACCATGTTCAGGTGACAGTCACGTTCACAAACACGTGCACAGACGCACAGGGtctcttttgttttgtacaGCAAGTGAAAGTAGCTcaggaaaacacagacaaaGGGACTGAAGGACATGCCCTCTCCTTTGCCAGCCGCTTACTGATTAATCAAGAGCACGGTGCTGATAGCAGTTACACGTGTGAGCAGCTTCCATTTTACTAGCGGTTCCCCAGCAGTGGCAACCGCATGCCCAGTTACATGAACGAGCATGTTCTGGGCTGTGCCCCCAGAATTTTGACATCCAGAAAACGTTATTTAAGGCTCATCATAGGAACTTCAGCACTCGCCTAAAGGATGTGGTGATGGATGCAAGAGAAGGAATGGGACTGGGACAGGAAGAGGCAGGACAGAGCCTTGGTCCAGGTGATGAAGTAAAccgcaggcaggcagaaaaCCCGAGAGAACGCCCGCACAGACTTGCTTCATGTCTGCTAATTCTAGTGATGGAAAATAAGACCCCAAAGGCATTTCTATGCCAAGGACTTAAACCCAAAATCAATGCGCTGTTGGATGCGAGGACACAGCAGGCATACCAAGCAGAAGAAACGCGATCGCTGAGTGCGATCGAGTGCGAACCGGAGGCAGCACAGCGGTGTGTTGTCATCTCAGAACCGGGCGCTGTAGTATGAACGCGTTGCGATCGCAAAACTGAATCTTGTGGGAGACTACTATAATGGGAATTGTCACATAAAGATCCGCTCTCGAAGGCACTAGTGCATAATGGTAGCACTCTTTTAGGAACATGCAAGCATCGCTTCCACGTGCACCGctgaagggaaagcagaggcacGTACAGCTGCCGTCTCGCTGGTGCAGCAAGGCGGGCAGTTACAGAGGCACCGCATACACTCGCACACGCAGCCCTTCAGACTATTAACGGTTTCCCGGCGCAGTATCTGTCAGGTCGGCGGGGCTGGCGCAGACACCGTACCGACCGAGGGGGAGGCGGGCCGGGCGCCCGGAGGAAGCCCCTCGGGGGGGCGGCAGGCAGGCGGCCACCCTTCCCTCTGCGCCCGGGCGCCATCCGCCCTCCTCGGTGCCCCTCCGCCTCTCCTCCGGGCACTTCTCCTGAGGCGACAGGATGGCCGCCCAGCGCGGCCCCCACGgacccccccggctcccccgtCCCGCGGGCCGGCCCCGCGCCTCCCCTCAgccgggccgcccgccccgccccctcACACCCCTCCTGCCAATCATCCTGGCCCCGCCTCCGAGACCCGAGGTGCGGGGTTTGAAAGCGGGCCGGTCCACGCGGCGCGcagacgggggggggggaaagagggagcGGCGCGGCCGGTGGGCGCGGGGCGGTGTCGCCCGGCCGGCGGTCTCCGGCCGCGGGAGCCGCCCCCGCGCCGGCGGGTGAGTCGCCCCCAGCCGCCGCGCGGGGCGTTggcggcgggagcggccggCGGTCGGTTGGCGGCgggggctcccccccccccgcccggcgcAGTGGGAGGCGCCCGGGATCCCGCGTCACCCATTGTTTACAAACCAACCCCAGCGGGCCGAGCTCCAGCTTCAACCGCAGCCGCCGGAGCCGCGTGTGCTCGCGTgcgcgcggggcggcgggcggcggccccggTCCCGCTGCGTCTGCGGCGCGGCGCGGCAGGGCGCCGGCCGAGATGCCGTGCCGCCCGGGCGAGCgcttcctgctgctggagcGCTCGGTCGCCGTGGGGCAGGCGGGCTCCAAGGAGGTGGACGCGCTGGTAGCCAAGCTGGGCGAGGTGCTGCAGCTGAGCGCACagcgggcgccgccgccgccccgcgcccccaAGCACCTGGGGCCGGGCAGCGCCCGCGACCGCGCCGCCCCCTACTCGCCGCGCTGCAGCGGCGGCGGCCTGCTGGCGCCGCgggggccggccccgccgcaaGCCCACCAGCAGCACGCCGAGCCCCCGCGGCCGGACAGGAGCGGCCACCAGCGGGTGACCAAGCAGCTGTGCGGCCGGGGCTGGCTGCGGAGCGCCGCCCGCCGGAGGAAGCAaccgccgccggggccgggcgacGGGCcggcggaggaggaggaccCCCAccggctcctgcagcagctcatCCTCTCCGGCAACCTCATCAAAGAAGCCGTCCGGCGGCTGCAGctagcggcggcggcggcagcagcggcggcggcggcctccACGGCCTCCAGCGGCAGCGCCTCGGCGGGGAGCAGCGGCGCGGACGGCGAGGcggccgaggcggcggcggtgcAACCCTTGCAGTAGCCGGCGGGGACGAgaagcggcggcggccggggcagAGGAGCGTGGCTGGGGCGGCCGCtagcggcggcggggccccccGCCGAGCGGACTGCGGGAGCGCGGTGCTGGCTCCGCCGCGATGTAAGTctccccccgcggcggggcggcggcggcgggcccccccccctcccgctgccgggcggggccgggccgggcgcggcggggTCGGTGTCGGTTGGGGTGGGGCGggtgtgcccccccccccgccccaaggTCACCCCCGGCGCGGCCGCTGAGCCCCGCCGCTTTCCAACCGGCGGAGGCCGCGCACGCCGCCCGCCCCGAGCTGTTGTTGTGCCCCCCCCCTCTCCGCCTTCCCCGggagctcctcctcctcctgcccccgcCGGCGTAGCCCGGCCGGGGCCGCGGACCCCCCCGCCGCCGGtcccccggccgccgcggggctgcTCCGTCTCCCAGGAGCCATTTGCAATAATTCTGGCTGACCCCGGCGGGAGGtgtttcctttcccctcccgggctggtttgggttttttttgtttgttttttttttaattattattttaatgtttattattatttttttcccgtTGTGACTGTAtgaagcagtttaaaaaaaaaaaatgtgaatatcaAAGCTGGAAGGCAGCTGGACTTACAATTGTAAAGCCTGATGAGTGAATGGAGCCTGAGACGCATTGTTCACATAGGTAGCCGAAAGAAGTTTTTtctaccaaaaagaaaaaaaaacaaaaccctgaatCCACCCTTCCCCGACAAACTCAATGGCTCGAATACAAGATGCAGCTgttgattttaaatatatgcactTCGTACCGGAGTGTTTGAAATGTGTTCCTGATTTACAGGACTTACTGTCTTAATTAACCTGTCTGTATTGAATAAACGTggtcttgtttttatttttgggtCTGTGTCTCATTGTTAAGGGGAAGTGAATTTTGGTTCATGAGAACAAAACTATGTGGATGATGCTCCAGAAGGCACGTTCCCCTTGATCTTCTTTCAGTTGTGAGATCTCCAttttgcagggggaaaaaaaaaaaaatccccacaacaATCCGCATAGTCTGATGCAGTGGGACACCGGTTATTAATGCACGGAGATGCAACTGAGCCCCTTTGTTTGCCAGCAGCGTTCATTCGTAAGCCGTAAGACGCCCCTTCGAGCAGCCGAGAATGTGGCTGTTGGAATTCATAAGTCAAATCATACTGAAACCAAAATTAGGTATCTTGTATTGCGGAAGGAACAGAGCTTGTGTTGGTTacttgtttggggtttttttctttctctggagtGATGGGGGGGAAGACTCtagaaaggaggggagagaggtctaggcagcaatttttaaaaaaaaacccctctaaaCCATAGAATTTGATGCTGGCTATGATTAGGTTCCAATACCTATTCCGAATAGCTTCCATGGTAAAATCCTACGTTAGGTTTTTAGGAGTCAAAGAATGAGCTTCGAGATagaactgaaaacatcagaCAGACTGGAGCATAACAATCTCCCAACCCCCACTCAATTTGAGGTAAAAGCTCCTTTGAAGAAGGTAGCAATcccacatgaaagaaaatggaagatgttTGCCTTTGTCCAAGAGAGCGATTGAGGAGCTACGTTTACTTGTGTGATTAGTTCTTTCAAGAATACATTAAatccacaaaatattttagatttctttctctgctacCAGCTCCTGATAGAAACTGATGCTGAAGGTTTTTATGTCTCTCTGAATTCCTCGTGCGCTAGGAACAGTATGTGATGTTATTATTAGCTTTATCTTGATTAATTTGTAAGTAGAATGCAGTTTTTTCATATCAAAGCATgtaaaatgcaaaggaagaagTTCAATGCATTTTAGAACCTCCTTAATTACTAACATGTGAAGTCCTTTTTCTCATCACGCTGCTTTTGTGGCATTTTGCAGAACTTGGATTCGGATCTGCTGTTAGTTCTTATCCTCTAATACAATAATGTAATGTGTAGGTTGTCCTTACGtcaaaggaatttttatttcaaatttagttgtttctttcttaatcgaggggaaaaaaagttcaatttcaaaagaaatcttaGCTTCAAATATAACCACTAGCTAACAACTAAAAAACCTAGCTGTTCTCATATTTGTCCTTTAGATGCTCGGGCAGATAGGTATTTGCTGTGTCGACGCTGAATTTGACCCCTAGGATGAGTGGTTTAATTACTAAAAGAGCTGGAGGAAGCAGGCTAAAAACCGAGCATAGCCGATGGAGCTTTAGTTGTTACACAACTACGGTTAAAAGTCTATGTGTGGCTGTCAGCTGAAATTGTGAAAGCTGGCATAGTTGGCTTGAATTTTTTGCCACTGATAATTATGCATTGATTCTGCATCCCCCTTtctccacctccttccccctccccaaatcctAGCCTCTGTATACTAATGAGAACAGCTAACTTTACAAGTGTCCTTTGTAGTCATTGAAAGCCTCGAGACATTCCTTTTAAGGATTTTACTAGAATAACACTTTTCAATAAACTGGCAGTTGAAGTGAGGCTTAGAAAAGATGCTAATAAATTTCACAGTGACTGGCTGGGTTTTAAGCTTCCTAAATTACTTCTAAAATAGCTTTTACTTTCTCCTTTGTGCGAGGCTGGGAGATGCATATATGAAAAGGGTTATAGTGAGCTAAGTGTTATGTAGAGTGTGTGATGATTTGGTAAAAGGATTTTTGGCACTTGTTTCAGATAACTTGCATAACTCACCGATGCGTCTTCATCACTCGTAACGTGAACATCCTAAGCTCATGCCAGCAAGCTTCCTTATAAGTCACATCTTCCTTATaagtctttaaaattttcttcttcaaaatagAGCACGTGTCACTTCTTCATAAGGGAACGGACCGAATGTggcttattttggttttggaagcCAAGTTTTACAAGATGTGGGACCAATTGAAATATTGCCAGAAGGTTCTCTTTTTCAAATTCTCTCTTTCAAATATTGCCTTGTACTACGCTATGCGGGCATACAAACAGAGAAGAACTTTGATGTAAAAGTCACTGTCTACTTTGTTTCCCAAACAGGATAAAAAATGTTGAACAGTGaagtaaacatttttgtaaGCTTTAAATATCTGTGTTTTAGGGATAGGGTTTCTTTAATACATTTAGCCTGTGCTGGTCCTCAGATAACAGTTGTTGGTTTCtagagaagcaaaaagcaaattcGGGTACGTGCGACATTTGGCCTTCACAGTATGCTTAGACTGTCTTCATTTGTaagtgaaaatacagtttacttcagctttaaatttgaaataaaattatattttcataataGGCATTTAGCtaggttttatctttttttttccatcttgtgaggaaaaaaattgttcaaaacACAAGAGTTTGCAGCGGATCACATGAGCTGTAGGATCAAAAATAAGCCATTTAGATATTTGTAACAAGTGATATTGCAATGCATTGGGGAAGAAGTTTCATTGTATTTACAGGGGGCTATATTTTGGGGGTAAACTTgattttaaatcattttgtaAACAAATGTACAAAAGACTCACAATCTCATCTTTCAATGTGCCTCTGTGTGGTGTTGCATTAGCATGGCACAACGCTGCCACAGCTTTTTCACTCATAGTCTATGTTGCAGCTTAACTCCTCCTGACTTTTCTCTATATGACTGAACAAGTGTTTTCCTGACCCCTTGCCCAAAACTCAGCTTCGCACCCTTGTTATATCTTGTTCTTTCTACTCTCACGTTCCCTGAGCTCTTGAAAGTAAGTCAGTTTAGCCAGAAGTCTGGCAGGTAGAATGATTTTTGTCTGCTATTCCCCTTGTGTCTCCTGTCTCACTTTTAGCTTACTATTATGTATTGCACCAGCACTTAGAGACTCCTGTAAAAATTACGTTGGTATAGTACTTGGCGTAATAAACGTGGTAGGAAAGTAGAGACTCTGCCCTCAGTCCTTAAAATCAGGTTTTAAAgaaggttttaaagaaaatagcaagTGCATCTCATGGAAGGCATAAGGGAGAAGAAGGATGTAGGCTGGTTAATGCACAACTGAAGTTCTGGCCAGCCAGGGCCAGTCCCAGTGTCGGCGGCATCTCCATCTCCAGAGCATCCCTCATTCCTTCCTAGTCCCTGACTCCACGATTTTCCTCTCCTCACCCTGCATTCCCCCCTTACCCAGGCCATTATTTTCAGCTTGTGGTTGTAATGTTTTACTTTTACATGTCTTTTGTCCATGTCATATTGCTCTTCCCAAATACTAAGTAGCTTTGTTCTCAGTTGCTTTTTGGTAGGTATTTTTGACTTGCTTGTTCATTTGGCTTCAAATACTGTAGCTCAGTCACTTCTTGGTAGCCAAGATCTGTTT
Coding sequences:
- the LOC127013391 gene encoding GSK-3-binding protein-like; the encoded protein is MPCRPGERFLLLERSVAVGQAGSKEVDALVAKLGEVLQLSAQRAPPPPRAPKHLGPGSARDRAAPYSPRCSGGGLLAPRGPAPPQAHQQHAEPPRPDRSGHQRVTKQLCGRGWLRSAARRRKQPPPGPGDGPAEEEDPHRLLQQLILSGNLIKEAVRRLQLAAAAAAAAAAASTASSGSASAGSSGADGEAAEAAAVQPLQ